A genomic region of Polypterus senegalus isolate Bchr_013 chromosome 17, ASM1683550v1, whole genome shotgun sequence contains the following coding sequences:
- the gnl2 gene encoding nucleolar GTP-binding protein 2 has protein sequence MVKPRFKGKSTINPSTSSTNPDRPKGAGGNNMRDRATIKRLNMYRQKERRNKRGQVIRPLQYQSTVTPGTVARVEPNIKWFANTRVIKQSSLQTFQEEMDQVKKDPYRVIMKRSKLPMSLLHDRAKSHNSKVHILDTETFEITFGPKAQRKRPNILAEDVHDLLEKAEASAEKYSEHKDRDLVTEDSGVRNEAQEDIYKKGQSKRIWGELYKVLDSSDVVLQVLDARDPMGTRSRSIETYLKKEKPWKHLIFVLNKCDLVPTWVTKRWVAILSQEYPTLAFHASLTNSFGKGALIQLLRQFGKLHTDKKQISVGFIGYPNVGKSSIINTLRSKKVCNVAPIAGETKVWQYITLMRRIFLIDCPGVVYPSGDTETEIVLKGVVQVEKIKSPEDHIPAVLERAKSEYIRKTYKIDYWDSPQDFLEKLAFRTGKLLKGGEPDLGTVSKMVLNDWQRGRIPYFVKPPNAEMELEPQPSTNVEQATSDKSVSLIEEKTETDLTDCAKTQPNAQILKIMSQVHQKFGKINVTSEFADEDLVPVDLSSDSELDVDSEEEQESEEDTLETKEKDGIPENSTEQTSNMESEERKGSSKEVIRELNEKINKYKKFLDRAKAKRFSAIRIPKSLTEKVFKKTELKQESKLEMKGMKRKAEEHPEENQRKLTSKEKRRIERMQRSKKVGVRYYETHNVKNKNKNKNKKKRSDSEGQKAKKFKHKA, from the exons atggTGAAGCCACGGTTTAAAGGGAAAAGTACAATTAACCCTTCGACCTCCAGCACCAACCCAG ATCGACCCAAGGGAGCTGGAGGCAACAATATGAGAGATCGTGCAACAATCAAGAGGTTAAATATGTACAGACAGAAGGAGCGGAG gAACAAAAGGGGTCAAGTGATAAGACCACTACAGTACCAGTCAACGGTGACACCTGGAACAGTAGCAAGAGTGGAACCAAATATTAAATGGTTTG CTAACACACGTGTGATCAAGCAGTCCTCTCTGCAGACGTTTCAAGAGGAGATGGATCAAGTAAAGAAGGATCCGTACAGAGTAATAATGAAGAGAAGCAAACTGCCAATGTCCCTGTTACACGATAGGGCCAAGTCTCAT AATTCCAAGGTACACATTCTAGACACTGAGACTTTTGAAATAACATTTGGTCCAAAAGCTCAAAGGAAAAGACCCAATATCTTGGCAGAGGATGTGCATGATCTTTTGGAAAAAGCTGAGGCATCAGCTGAAAAATATAGCGAGCACAAGGATCGGGATCTTGTTACAGAGGACAGTGGAGTACG GAATGAAGCCCAGGAGGATATTTACAAGAAAGGTCAATCAAAAAGAATCTGGGGTGAACTTTATAAA GTGTTGGATTCATCTGATGTTGTGCTTCAAGTGTTAGATGCCAGAGATCCAATGGGAACACGATCACGCAGCATTGAAACATACTTGAAAAAGGAAAAGCCTTGGAAACATCTCATCTTTGTGCTTAATAAGTGTGACTTAGTCCCCACCTGGGTTACT AAACGATGGGTTGCAATTCTTTCTCAAGAATATCCTACACTTGCATTTCATGCCAGTCTCACTAATTCATTTGGAAAAGGAGCCCTTATTCAGCTTTTAAGGCAGTTTGGAAAG ttacatACAGACAAGAAACAGATCAGTGTTGGTTTCATTGGTTACCCAAATGTTGGCAAGAGTTCTATAATAAACACTCTGCGTTCCAAGAAAGTCTGTAATGTGGCCCCTATTGCTGGGGAAACAAAG GTGTGGCAGTACATTACTTTGATGCGGCGCATCTTCTTGATTGATTGCCCAGGAGTTGTTTATCCATCGGGTGATACAGAGACGGAAATTGTGTTAAAAGGAGTA GTCCAAGTGGAGAAAATCAAAAGTCCAGAAGATCACATTCCTGCAGTTCTTGAAAGGGCAAAATCAGAGTATATTAGAAAAACTTACAAAATCGACTATTGGGATTCTCCTCAGGATTTCCTTGAGAAGTTGGCATTTAGGACTGGAAAACTTCTAAAG GGTGGAGAGCCTGATTTGGGCACAGTATCCAAAATGGTTCTAAATGATTGGCAAAGAGGTAGAATTCCTTACTTTGTTAAGCCACCGAATGCTGAGATGGAACTGGAG cCTCAGCCATCCACAAATGTGGAACAAGCCACTTCTGACAAAAGTGTCAGTCTTATTGAAGAGAAAACGGAAACAGATTTGACAGACTGTGCCAAAACACAACCAAATGCACAGATTCTCAAGATCATGTCACAAGTTCATcagaagtttggtaaaattaaTGTAACATCCGAATTTGCAGATGAAGACCTGGTGCCGGTGGATTTGTCATCTGATTCTGAATTGGATGTGGATTCAGAGGAGGAGCAGGAATCTGAAGAGGACACACTTGAAACTAAAGAGAAAGATGGAATCCCAGAGAATTCAACCGAACAGACATCAAACATGGAGAGTGAGGAAAGAAAGGGCAGTTCTAAAGAAGTTATTCGTgaactaaatgaaaaaattaataaatacaagaaGTTTCTAGATCGGGCAAAAGCCAAAAGATTTTCAGCTATTAG GATACCTAAATCACTGACTGAAAAAGTATTCAAAAAGACAGAACTGAAACAGGAATCAAAGTTAGAAATGAAAG gAATGAAAAGAAAGGCTGAGGAGCATCCTGAAGAAAACCAAAGGAAACTAACATCAAAAGAG AAAAGAAGAATTGAAAGGATGCAGCGTTCAAAGAAGGTGGGAGTTAGATATTACGAAACgcataatgtaaaaaataaaaataaaaacaaaaataaaaagaagcgaTCAGACTCTGAAGGACAGAAGGCGAAAAAGTTTAAGCATAAGGCATAG
- the c19h1orf109 gene encoding uncharacterized protein C1orf109 homolog has protein sequence MSQEPTLSVLNALKNCFRVIERQRHNWSNNLAECTSLIISVGNLGEQLQSCNKVDFKGTPLQDFPQLKQRLTYKLNQALGVVLGKLADKLSALQVVRDSISNQVVSVFQLYENNSEKIGLSASLRRLAVIPSLADMLEWLQDIDRFYRNQYLKRKLMLQMVSPENISYIVELPKLWKALEGQQERNLTQETLMKIAFFMDSS, from the exons ATGTCACAAGAACCAACGTTGTCCGTTCTCAATGCCTTGAAAAACTGCTTTCGAGTCATCGAGCGACAGCGGCATAACTGGAGCAACAATTTGGCAGAATGCACCTCTTTAATAATTTCTGTCGGTAATCTGGGGGAACAATTGCAGTCTTGTAATAAGGTCGATTTTAAAGGAACACCTCTACAAGACTTTCCTCAACTGAAGCAGAGGCTGACCTACAAACTCAACCAAGCACTGGGCGTAGTGCTGGGAAAGCTAGCGGACAAGCT GAGTGCCTTACAAGTGGTTCGAGATTCTATTAGTAACCAGGTGGTCTCTGTGTTTCAACTGTATGAGAACAACTCAGAGAAGATTGGTCTGAGTGCCTCTTTGAGGCGGTTGGCTGTTATTCCATCATTGGCAGATATGTTAGAGTGGCTACAGGACATTGACAGATTTTACCGTAACCA ATATCTGAAGAGGAAGCTGATGCTGCAGATGGTAAGCCCTGAAAATATAAGCTACATAGTGGAACTCCCAAAATTGTGGAAGGCTTTGGAAGGGCAGCAAGAACGCAACTTGACTCAGG aAACATTAATGAAGATTGCTTTTTTCATGGATTCTTCTTGA